A section of the Humulus lupulus chromosome 2, drHumLupu1.1, whole genome shotgun sequence genome encodes:
- the LOC133819600 gene encoding hydroxyproline O-galactosyltransferase GALT3, with the protein MGYSIRSLPKMKKWSGGLMIVALAMVLVFRYSLIATKPPASPAPNHDSAYGFFNNHPPNDPYEETDLPILPEIRVRPPTPPFKRPHVVNLEGLNELYGFQNLSVGDSSPLLVWAHMRSVLARSDALPETAQGIKEASVAWKELVSIIEEKASQLSHMDKSEDKNCPFSVDELQKTALGNEMVLELPCGLVEDSSISLVGIPDGPNRSFHIQLLGSQLSGEPKAPIILHYNVCLPGDNMTEEPFIVQNTWTKELGWGKEERCPSHKSTDSSNVDGLVLCNKQVFRRSSEQNQNASHPSSGMLTNVSRGRDRETASFPFVEGVPFTSTLWAGMEGFHMTVNGRHETSFAYREKLEPWLVSKVKVAGDLNLLSALAKGLPVSEDHDVVIDVEHLKAPPIPKRRLVMLIGVFSTGNNFERRMALRRSWMQYDAVRSGEVAVRFFIGLHKNKQVNYELWREAQAYGDIQLMPFVDYYSLISLKTIAICIMGGKILPAKYIMKTDDDAFIRIDEVLSSLKTKASDGLLYGRISFESSPQRDRDNKWFISDEEWPHALYPPWAHGPGYVISRDIAKFIVRGHHERNLQLFKLEDVAMGIWIEQFRNSGKEMHYINDERFFNAGCESNYILAHYQSPRLVLCLWEKLQKEQKPICCD; encoded by the exons ATGGGGTACTCCATAAGAAGTTTACCAAAAATGAAGAAGTGGTCTGGAGGCTTGATGATTGTAGCTCTTGCTATGGTCTTGGTTTTCCGGTACAGTCTCATTGCAACTAAGCCACCAGCAAGTCCAGCACCGAATCATGATTCGGCTTATGGTTTCTTCAATAACCATCCACCAAATGATCCTTATGAGGAGACTGATCTACCAATCCTTCCTGAGATAAGAGTGAGACCGCCAACACCACCATTTAAGAGGCCCCATGTTGTCAATCTTGAAGGACTCAATGAGCTTTATGGTTTTCAAAATTTATCAGTAGGAGATTCAAGTCCATTGCTTGTGTGGGCTCACATGCGCTCTGTACTCGCCAGGTCTGATGCTTTGCCTGAAACTGCTCAAGGGATCAAAGAAGCATCTGTAGCATGGAAAGAATTAGTTTCTATAATAGAAGAGAAGGCCTCCCAGTTAAGCCACATGGACAAGTCTGAAGATAAAAATTGTCCTTTCTCTGTAGATGAACTTCAGAAAACAGCATTGGGTAATGAAATGGTTCTTGAGCTCCCTTGTGGCCTTGTTGAGGATTCTTCCATTTCATTGGTTGGAATTCCCGATGGGCCTAACCGGAGCTTTCATATACAACTTCTGGGTTCTCAACTTTCAGGGGAGCCCAAGGCTCCAATTATCTTGCATTATAATGTTTGCTTGCCTGGAGATAACATGACTGAGGAGCCATTTATAGTTCAAAACACATGGACTAAGGAGCTTGGATGGGGCAAAGAGGAAAGATGTCCATCTCACAAGTCAACTGACAGCTCAAACG TTGATGGACTTGTTCTTTGCAATAAACAAGTTTTCCGAAGATCGTCAGAACAAAATCAGAACGCGAGTCATCCTAGTAGTGGCATGCTGACCAATGTTTCTAGGGGAAGAGACCGTGAAACTGCCAGTTTTCCATTTGTAGAAGGGGTTCCCTTCACTTCCACATTATGGGCAGGCATGGAGGGATTCCACATGACTGTCAATGGAAGGCATGAAACATCATTTGCTTATAGGGAG AAACTAGAACCATGGTTGGTTAGTAAAGTCAAAGTGGCTGGTGATTTAAATCTCTTGTCTGCATTGGCCAAAGGCTTGCCTGTTTCTGAAGATCATGATGTAGTTATTGATGTTGAGCACCTCAAAGCTCCACCAATCCCAAAGAGAAGACTTGTAATGTTGATTGGGGTCTTTTCTACTGGAAATAACTTTGAGCGTCGAATGGCACTGAGGAGGTCTTGGATGCAATATGATGCCGTACGTTCTGGGGAAGTAGCTGTCCGATTTTTCATTGGCCTT CACAAGAACAAACAAGTAAATTATGAGCTGTGGAGAGAAGCTCAAGCTTATGGAGATATCCAACTGATGCCATTTGTTGATTATTATAGTCTGATCAGTTTGAAAACGATTGCAATTTGCATCATGGGG GGAAAAATCCTCCCTGCTAAATATATTATGAAAACAGACGATGATGCTTTTATTAGGATTGATGAAGTTCTATCCAGCCTTAAGACAAAGGCATCTGATGGTTTATTGTATGGTCGTATATCCTTTGAATCATCACCCCAAAGGGACAGAGACAATAAGTGGTTCATTAGCGATGAG GAATGGCCTCATGCTTTATACCCACCATGGGCGCATGGTCCAGGTTATGTTATCTCTAGAGACATTGCCAAGTTCATTGTTCGCGGGCACCATGAAAGAAACCTCCAG CTATTCAAACTAGAAGATGTTGCCATGGGCATATGGATTGAACAATTCAGGAATAGTGGTAAAGAAATGCATTACATCAATGATGAAAGGTTTTTCAATGCTGGATGTGAGTCAAACTATATTCTTGCTCATTACCAAAGCCCAAGACTAGTCCTATGCCTTTGGGAAAAGCTGCAAAAAGAACAGAAGCCCATATGTTGTGACTAA
- the LOC133815610 gene encoding zinc finger BED domain-containing protein RICESLEEPER 2-like encodes MSDNGERDKAIDPEMRQNEVDSESEDNSDDIYSDEDECHEFDAMKAVSSVANFVCTTEVDPRSVSSDSFIGFMKSLNPQFQLDYTSVEAKCVASFLKEKVKIMEKLGSFDGEISVSVDVMGWRTSFVRVSLHFIDESWSLKNWVIKFCSLEKPSYVSPWEAIVESLEDWGIKNKISTVTMSSFYDADTFDYIKEHGLEKKKLSLNGDLFRVYCCGDCISLMVQYAFKEVKDIIDKVHSLYNPKKEPLWYLTSFNLKNTIELWSMGEFSSENVTSNYDVPAAEEWNRIEQVCNIVESIYKVADGIFQKEHVTANHFLYLLNEIRAILAPISIKPESFEGTIAKGMLEQLDKYFKDMFLVLAIAAVLDPRFKMKYVEFTCSQVWASSSGSTDDGISKTKTFSDTIRNLFDDYVSRYPKTASSSSSSLMHRYQQFIQSQKCDMKSELEWYLEQPVLPWSDDFLVLDWWKTSSIQYPILSRMARDILAIPMSLATSYDAFYTEPRPVEEYLSRLNSKMVNALVCTRSWSKKDSTSTST; translated from the coding sequence aTGTCGGATAATGGTGAAAGAGATAAAGCTATTGATCCTGAAATGAGGCAGAACGAGGTTGATTCTGAAAGTGAGGATAACAGTGATGATATATACTCTGATGAGGATGAATGTCATGAATTTGATGCCATGAAAGCGGTATCTTCTGTTGCCAACTTTGTATGCACTACAGAAGTTGATCCTCGTAGTGTCTCGAGTGATTCTTTTATAGGGTTCATGAAGTCGCTTAATCCTCAATTTCAGCTTGACTACACTAGCGTTGAGGCCAAGTGTGTGGCAAGTTTTCTGAAAGAGAAGGTGAAAATTATGGAAAAGTTGGGGAGTTTTGATGGGGAGATTAGTGTTTCTGTTGACGTAATGGGATGGAGGACAAGCTTTGTGCGCGTTTCATTACATTTCATTGATGAAAGTTGGAGTTTGAAGAATTGGGTAATCAAGTTCTGTTCTCTTGAGAAACCAAGTTATGTTTCGCCTTGGGAAGCCATTGTGGAGTCATTGGAAGATTGGGGCATAAAGAACAAGATATCCACAGTTACAATGAGCTCTTTTTATGATGCTGATACATTTGATTACATCAAAGAACATGGTCTAGAAAAGAAGAAACTCTCATTGAATGGTGACCTGTTCCGAGTTTATTGTTGTGGTGACTGTATTAGCTTAATGGTTCAGTATGCATTTAAAGAAGTGAAAGACATTATAGACAAGGTGCATAGCCTTTATAATCCAAAGAAGGAACCTTTGTGGTACCTCACAAGCTTTAATCTGAAAAATACTATTGAGTTATGGTCTATGGGGGAGTTCTCTTCTGAAAATGTAACGAGCAATTATGATGTACCAGCTGCTGAGGAATGGAATCGGATTGAGCAAGTATGCAACATTGTGGAAAGCATCTACAAAGTGGCGGATGGGATATTCCAAAAAGAACATGTCACTGCTAATCATTTTCTTTATCTTCTCAACGAGATCCGGGCAATTCTGGCTCCAATTTCCATAAAACCCGAGAGTTTTGAAGGAACTATAGCTAAGGGAATGTTGGAGCAACTTGACAAGTATTTTAAAGACATGTTCTTGGTCCTGGCAATAGCTGCAGTGCTGGACCCTCGGTTTAAAATGAAGTATGTAGAGTTTACTTGTTCACAAGTTTGggctagtagtagtggtagtactgATGATGGCATTTCAAAGACTAAGACTTTTTCAGACACCATTCGCAacttgtttgatgattatgtgagcAGGTACCCTAAGACTGCTAGTTCATCTTCTTCGAGTTTGATGCACAGATACCAGCAGTTCATCCAATCTCAGAAATGTGACATGAAATCAGAACTGGAGTGGTACTTGGAACAACCGGTTTTGCCTTGGAGTGATGATTTCCTTGTCTTGGATTGGTGGAAGACCTCAAGTATCCAATACCCTATACTTTCTAGGATGGCTCGTGATATTTTGGCCATACCAATGTCTCTTGCTACCTCATATGATGCATTTTACACTGAACCAAGGCCTGTGGAGGAATATTTAAGTAGGTTGAATTCAAAGATGGTGAATGCCTTGGTTTGTACTCGAAGCTGGTCCAAAAAGGATTCAACTTCGACGAGTACTTGA